In Streptomyces sp. DG2A-72, one genomic interval encodes:
- a CDS encoding aspartate aminotransferase family protein — MTTEFDLGALLAERGAERYELHTKYLNHQLPRMLHTIGFDKVYERAEGAYFWDADGDDYLDMLAGFGVMGLGRHHPVVRKALHDVLDAQLADLTRFDCQPLPGLLAERLLAHSPHLDRVFFGNSGTEAVETALKFARRATGKPRVLYCEHSFHGLTTGSLSVNGEDGFRDGFAPLLPDTAVPLGDLVALARELKKGDVAALIVEPIQGKGVLEPPPGYLRAAQDLLHKHKALLIADEVQTGLGRTGDFYAYQHEDGVEPDLVCVAKALSGGYVPVGATLGKDWIFKKVYSSIDRVLVHSASFGSNAQAMAAGLAVLSVMENEQIVANARATGDLLRSRLAALVDKYELLADVRGRGLMIGIEFGRPSSLKLRSRWTMLQAARKGLFAQMVVVPLLQRHRILTQVSGDHLEVIKLIPPLIVGEREVDRFVEAFTAVMDDAHSGGGLMWDFGKTLVKQAVANR; from the coding sequence CAAGGTCTACGAGCGGGCCGAGGGCGCGTACTTCTGGGACGCGGACGGCGACGACTACCTGGACATGCTCGCCGGGTTCGGGGTGATGGGCCTGGGCCGCCATCACCCCGTCGTCCGCAAGGCGCTGCACGATGTGCTCGACGCACAGCTCGCCGACCTCACCCGCTTCGACTGCCAGCCGCTGCCCGGGCTGCTGGCCGAGCGGCTGCTCGCGCACAGCCCGCATCTGGACCGGGTGTTCTTCGGCAACAGCGGCACCGAGGCGGTCGAGACCGCGCTGAAGTTCGCCCGCCGCGCCACCGGAAAGCCCCGCGTCCTGTACTGCGAGCACTCCTTCCACGGCCTGACCACCGGCTCCCTGTCCGTCAACGGCGAGGACGGCTTCCGTGACGGCTTCGCCCCGCTGCTGCCCGACACGGCCGTACCGCTCGGTGATCTCGTCGCGCTGGCACGGGAGTTGAAGAAGGGCGACGTCGCCGCCCTGATCGTCGAGCCGATCCAGGGCAAGGGCGTCCTGGAGCCCCCGCCCGGCTATCTGCGCGCGGCCCAGGACCTGCTGCACAAGCACAAGGCGCTGCTGATCGCGGACGAGGTGCAGACCGGGCTCGGCCGGACCGGGGACTTCTACGCCTACCAGCACGAGGACGGCGTCGAACCGGACCTGGTCTGCGTAGCGAAGGCGCTCTCCGGCGGCTATGTGCCGGTGGGCGCCACGCTCGGCAAGGACTGGATCTTCAAGAAGGTCTACTCGTCGATCGACCGTGTGCTGGTGCACTCGGCGAGCTTCGGATCCAACGCCCAGGCCATGGCGGCGGGCCTGGCCGTCCTGTCCGTCATGGAGAACGAGCAGATCGTCGCGAACGCCCGGGCCACCGGCGACCTGCTCAGGTCCCGCCTCGCGGCGCTGGTCGACAAGTACGAGCTGCTCGCCGACGTACGCGGCCGGGGCCTGATGATCGGCATCGAGTTCGGCAGGCCCAGCTCGCTGAAGCTGCGCAGCCGCTGGACCATGCTGCAGGCCGCGCGCAAGGGCCTGTTCGCGCAGATGGTGGTCGTGCCGCTGCTCCAGCGGCACCGGATCCTCACCCAGGTCTCCGGCGACCATCTGGAGGTGATCAAGCTGATCCCGCCGCTGATCGTCGGCGAACGGGAAGTGGACCGGTTCGTCGAGGCCTTCACGGCCGTGATGGACGACGCCCACAGCGGCGGCGGTCTGATGTGGGACTTCGGGAAGACGCTGGTCAAGCAGGCGGTGGCCAACCGCTAG
- a CDS encoding DUF6126 family protein → MWVRLIIYIAVGHVFAGFIYLLFELRAKQ, encoded by the coding sequence CTGTGGGTGCGCCTGATCATCTACATCGCGGTCGGGCATGTGTTCGCGGGCTTCATCTACCTGCTCTTCGAGCTGAGGGCGAAGCAGTAG